In Nitrospinota bacterium, a single genomic region encodes these proteins:
- the purF gene encoding amidophosphoribosyltransferase → MMDKFHEECGIFGIYGAPEAANLAYLGLYSLQHRGQESAGIVSSDGEKLYSEISMGLVADIFNEERLKRLPGSIAIGHNRYSTTGSSLLKNAQPFLMEYLRGSIALAHNGNLLNALKIRDELENQGSIFRSAMDSEVIVHLIAMSREKKLVDRITEALRNIKGAYSLLVMSEKELIAVRDPHGFRPLCLGLLGDSYVFSSETCALDLIEAKYIRDVEPGEIVVVNEKGLKSFKPFPAEKYSHCIFEFVYFARPDSNIFGKNVYSVRKNLGRILAQESYVDADMVVAVPDSGVPAALGFSEESGIPLELGLIRNHYVGRTFIEPRQSIRHFGVKVKLNAIRDCIKGKRVIVIDDSIIRGTTSRKIIQMIRSAGAKEVHMRISSPPATNPCFYGIDTPTKAELVASSHSVEEINQYITSDTLTYLSLEGLKSTVYPDQDNYCCACFEGNYPIEFEWKDYSQLILFGKNI, encoded by the coding sequence ATGATGGATAAGTTTCACGAGGAGTGTGGAATATTTGGAATTTATGGTGCTCCTGAAGCAGCAAATCTTGCCTATTTAGGACTATATTCCTTACAGCACAGAGGGCAGGAGAGTGCTGGTATTGTCTCCTCTGATGGGGAGAAGCTCTATTCAGAGATTTCCATGGGTCTCGTTGCAGATATTTTTAATGAGGAAAGATTAAAAAGGCTACCAGGCTCAATAGCAATTGGGCATAACAGGTACTCTACCACAGGCTCTAGCCTCCTAAAAAATGCCCAGCCCTTTCTCATGGAATATCTCAGGGGTTCTATAGCCCTCGCCCATAACGGTAATCTGTTGAATGCACTTAAAATACGTGATGAGCTTGAAAATCAAGGTTCTATCTTTCGCTCTGCAATGGATAGCGAGGTGATTGTTCATCTTATAGCTATGTCAAGGGAAAAGAAACTTGTTGATAGAATCACCGAGGCATTAAGAAATATTAAGGGTGCATATTCTCTTTTGGTCATGTCAGAAAAAGAGCTGATTGCAGTAAGGGATCCTCATGGGTTTCGACCGTTATGTTTGGGTTTATTGGGCGACTCCTATGTATTCTCTTCTGAAACTTGTGCCCTTGATCTTATCGAGGCAAAATATATAAGAGATGTAGAACCAGGTGAGATTGTAGTAGTCAATGAAAAAGGCTTAAAATCTTTTAAACCTTTCCCTGCAGAAAAATATTCCCATTGCATTTTCGAATTCGTATATTTTGCACGACCTGATAGTAATATTTTCGGAAAAAATGTCTATTCTGTAAGAAAAAATCTTGGAAGAATTCTTGCTCAAGAGTCCTATGTAGATGCTGATATGGTGGTTGCTGTTCCTGATTCTGGAGTTCCTGCTGCATTAGGCTTTTCTGAAGAATCAGGAATTCCTCTGGAGTTGGGTCTTATCAGAAATCACTATGTTGGTAGAACCTTTATTGAACCCAGGCAGTCCATTAGACATTTTGGTGTTAAAGTAAAGTTAAATGCTATTAGAGATTGTATTAAAGGGAAAAGGGTTATTGTTATTGATGATTCAATTATAAGGGGAACAACCAGCAGAAAGATTATTCAAATGATAAGAAGTGCTGGTGCTAAAGAGGTACACATGCGTATAAGTTCTCCACCTGCTACAAACCCATGTTTTTATGGAATAGATACACCTACTAAAGCAGAATTGGTGGCATCTTCTCATAGTGTGGAAGAAATAAATCAATACATTACCTCAGATACACTTACCTATTTGAGTTTAGAGGGTTTAAAATCTACTGTTTATCCAGACCAGGACAATTATTGTTGTGCGTGCTTTGAAGGCAATTATCCTATTGAGTTTGAATGGAAAGATTATTCTCAATTGATTCTTTTTGGAAAGAATATTTAG
- the rsfS gene encoding ribosome silencing factor: MDLKEKTLLSSKVAEDKKAFDVVILDLKEYSSITDYFMICSGNSTRQVKAIADGIDENLSKKGIWALGIEGHNEARWILMDYGDLIIHIFYEETRKFYDLERLWGSAPLVNLE; this comes from the coding sequence ATGGATTTAAAAGAAAAAACCTTATTAAGTTCGAAGGTTGCAGAAGACAAAAAAGCTTTTGATGTAGTTATTCTAGACTTAAAGGAATATTCTTCGATAACAGATTATTTTATGATTTGCAGTGGGAATTCAACGAGGCAGGTTAAAGCAATCGCTGATGGAATTGATGAAAATTTAAGCAAGAAAGGAATTTGGGCTTTAGGGATAGAAGGGCATAACGAAGCAAGATGGATTTTAATGGACTATGGAGACCTGATAATACATATATTTTATGAAGAAACAAGAAAATTTTACGATTTAGAAAGGCTATGGGGTAGCGCACCTCTTGTGAATCTCGAGTGA